In Corylus avellana chromosome ca2, CavTom2PMs-1.0, the following proteins share a genomic window:
- the LOC132171119 gene encoding uncharacterized protein LOC132171119, which produces MALKLNVTCSSALRIALFLLLLAAIATACISLPVEKILKDFLLWVKQDLGPWGPLVLAIAYIPLTVLAVPASVLSLGGGYLFGLPVGFVADSIGATIGATAAFILGRTIGRSYVISKLKNYPKFQAVAIAIQRSGFKIVLLLRFVPLLPFNILNYLLSVTPVHIGEYMLATWLGMMPITFALVYVGTTLKDLSDVTHGWNEVSTTRWVLMVLGFGISVILLICITKVAKASLDKALAENAEMEGIWTPSMLPIVAESPLEIEKPLIIKIDSLREDDEQQMLV; this is translated from the exons ATGGCACTCAAGCTCAACGTCACGTGCTCCTCCGCCCTTAGGATCGCCctctttctcctcctcctcGCCGCCATTGCCACCGCCTGCATTTCTCTCCCCGTTGAAAAG ATATTGAAGGATTTCTTGTTATGGGTAAAGCAGGATCTTGGACCTTGGGGCCCTCTTGTTTT GGCCATTGCATACATTCCTCTTACAGTCCTCGCGGTGCCAGCTTCAGTACTTTCA CTTGGAGGTGGTTATCTCTTTGGGCTGCCTGTGGGATTTGTAGCTGACTCTATTGGTGCTACAATAGGTGCAACAGCTGCATTCATTCTTGGTAGAACA ATTGGAAGATCATATGTTATTTCAAAGCTAAAGAATTATCCGAAGTTTCAGGCCGTTGCTATTGCAATTCAGAGATCTGGCTTTAAG ATAGTTCTGCTTCTTCGGTTTGTTCCCCTACTTCCGTTCAACATCTTGAATTATCTCCTGTCTGTGACTCCTGTGCATATTGGGGAATATATGCTGGCAACTTGGTTGGGAATGATG CCAATCACATTTGCTCTAGTATATGTTGGAACAACGCTGAAGGATCTTTCTGATGTTACACATGGATGGAATGAGGTTTCAACAACTCGTTGG GTACTTATGGTTCTTGGATTTGGTATATCTG TGATTCTGTTGATTTGCATCACTAAAGTTGCCAAGGCTTCTCTGGACAAAGCACTGGCCGAAAATGCTGAAATGGAGGGCATCTGGACCCCATCAATGCTACCTATCGTAGCAGAATCACCCCTGGAAATTGAGAAGCCTCTCATAATAAAGATAGACTCATTGAGAGAGGATGATGAGCAACAAATGCTTGTTTAA
- the LOC132172327 gene encoding transcription factor LRL1-like: MEEQGGNDNLLHFMSMNFDGKANEVSHLPEDVPAQHLAFADGKSGEQINALPLPHEWIQSPKFSHNYVEYLAESSTFLPKATTEDMLESIPSNVGGIHAVVGGISEIQSDISYNNSLGKAPASKPAGSFYGMDASKFRFLGPHDGEPVNKSTIPQYHIHPESSHKNHNSWTQDLIGANSNFSQLDPGVTIAEPGFLPRARPRASRKRSLATDRDRRVRIGERVNALRELLPQSGEGDQHSVLDDIIDYIKYLQLQIKELSQSRLGGESSAAPFIFLEGYGHFISQQMQNEPLEEMMAKLLEENPVAAAKLLQILLWIIRLNKNSSFALSVLVILLQNKTQKSDRNLTVVVE; the protein is encoded by the exons atggaagaacaagGTGGGAATGACAACCTTCTGCATTTTATGTCTATGAACTTTGATGGAAAAGCCAATGAAGTCTCTCATCTACCTGAAGATGTTCCAGCCCAGCACTTGGCTTTTGCAGATGGAAAAAGTGGGGAACAGATTAATGCTCTGCCTTTACCTCATGAGTGGATTCAGTCCCCAAAATTCTCTCACAATTATGTCGAGTATCTCGCGGAAAGTTCAACATTTCTCCCAAAGGCTACTACTGAAGATATGTTAGAGAGCATTCCTTCAAATGTTGGTGGAATACATGCTGTTGTTGGTGGGATCTCTGAAATTCAAAGTGATATATCATACAACAACAGCTTGGGGAAGGCTCCTGCTTCGAAACCTGCCGGTTCTTTCTATGGCATGGATGCTTCTAAG TTTAGGTTTCTTGGGCCACATGATGGAGAGCCTGTGAACAAATCCACTATTCCACAATATCATATCCATCCTGAG AGTTCTCACAAGAATCATAATTCATGGACACAAGATTTGATTGGAGcaaattctaatttttctcAACTTGATCCTGGAGTAACAATTGCTGAACCTGGCTTCCTGCCCAGAGCACGTCCGAGGGCATCAAGAAAGAGATCTCTGGCAACTGATCGT GATCGCAGGGTTCGAATTGGGGAGAGGGTCAATGCATTGAGGGAACTGCTTCCACAATCTGGAGAG gGTGATCAACATTCTGTGCTGGATGATATCATTGACTATATCAAGTACTTGCAGCTTCAGATAaag GAGTTGAGTCAAAGCAGATTGGGAGGTGAATCAAGTGCTGCACCTTTCATTTTCCTTGAG GGATATGGCCACTTCATTAGCCAGCAAATGCAAAATGAACCTCTTGAAGAGATGATGGCAAAATTGCTGGAGGAAAACCCAGTGGCAGCAGCCAAGCTTTTGCAGA TTCTGCTCTGGATAATACGCTTAAAcaaaaactcttcttttgctctCAGCGTTCTTGTCATTCTTCTGCAGAACAAGACTCAAAAAAGTGACAGAAATTTAACAGTAGTAGTTGAGTAA